One genomic window of Camelina sativa cultivar DH55 chromosome 5, Cs, whole genome shotgun sequence includes the following:
- the LOC104789603 gene encoding putative F-box protein At4g05475 has product MFVEDRARIVIVVIVIKDREEPRNWTDLPSELTSSILLRLGAIEILENAQKVCTSWRRICKDPSMWCKIDMRDLGNRGPGNLIFDVLCRQAVDLSQGGLLEIYIENFATDSLLTYIADRSSNLRSLGLGFRMYHHHTSISNKGLVNAIEKIPLLETLEVSHPTLKLNLKAIGHACPQLKTLKLNSSGSDSLGLDELNYGTFGIDCDDEYALAIAESMPELRHLQLLGDRLTASGLNAILDGCPLLEHLDLRKCFNINMVGNLEKQCLERVKEFRRPNDSTADYPFDIIFVNYDDVYERIEVLYDFCLFD; this is encoded by the exons ATGTTCGTAGAAGATAGAGCTAGAATCGTAAT TGTAGTTATCGTAATAAAAGACAGAGAAGAACCAAGAAACTGGACGGATCTTCCGTCGGAGTTGACGTCTTCGATCCTGCTCCGACTTGGTGCTATTGAGATACTTGAAAACGCTCAGAAGGTCTGCACATCGTGGCGACGCATCTGTAAAGACCCATCGATGTGGTGTAAAATCGATATGCGTGACCTGGGAAATCGCGGACCGGGCAACttgatatttgatgttttgtgCCGTCAAGCTGTTGATCTCAGCCAGGGCGGCTTGCTGGAGATCTACATTGAGAACTTCGCCACCGATTCTCTCCTCACCTACATTGCCGATag ATCAAGTAATCTGAGAAGTCTTGGACTTGGATTTCGAATGTACCATCACCATACATCTATATCGAACAAAGGACTTGTGAACGCAATCGAAAAAATTCCAttgcttgaaacccttgagGTCTCACACCCAACGCTTAAACTGAATTTGAAAGCAATAGGCCACGCTTGCCCACAACTAAAGACATTGAAGCTAAACTCCTCAGGGTCAGATTCACTTGGGTTAGATGAGTTAAATTACGGGACCTTTGGCATCGACTGTGATGATGAGTATGCACTAGCAATCGCTGAAAGCATGCCTGAACTACGCCACCTCCAGCTTCTTGGGGACAGATTAACTGCTAGTGGCTTGAACGCCATTCTTGACGGTTGTCCTCTCTTGGAACACCTTGATCTACGCAAGTGTTTCAACATTAACATGGTCGGAAATCTTGAGAAGCAATGTTTGGAGAGGGTAAAAGAGTTCAGACGCCCGAATGACTCAACCGCTGATTACCCTTTTGATATCATTTTTGTCAATTATGACGATGTATATGAACGCATTGAGGTCTTATACGACTTCTGCCTATTTGACTAG